In Nocardia asteroides, the following proteins share a genomic window:
- a CDS encoding transposase, with protein sequence MPHRSYRRVSPEVRDAAVTQVVALTDKLRSESEACRVVAEQIGVHANSVRNWVRAAEGPSLERMDATALRRKVALLQQQLAAAAEMNRTLADTLNETRRRT encoded by the coding sequence ATGCCGCACCGGTCCTACCGCCGGGTCTCACCCGAGGTCCGCGACGCCGCGGTCACCCAGGTCGTCGCGCTGACCGACAAGCTGCGCAGCGAGTCGGAGGCGTGCCGCGTGGTCGCCGAACAGATCGGCGTGCACGCGAATTCGGTGCGCAACTGGGTGCGCGCGGCCGAGGGCCCCAGCCTGGAACGGATGGACGCCACCGCGCTGCGCCGCAAGGTGGCGCTGCTGCAACAGCAGCTGGCCGCCGCGGCCGAGATGAACCGCACGCTCGCCGACACGCTCAACGAAACCCGGCGCCGCACGTGA
- a CDS encoding SCO6880 family protein: MTTTSTDTYERRSYGLWQKPRSAGLFGLRWEETVIGFVVVIAALISAMVGGFKWGFVVGGLGALVMVPLVWRTGGRSGYETGLMMFNWMRSRKNTEHVYRGGRFSRIPGGVTKLPGLLAPSKLYEGIDAGGYHFGMIHLPAFAQYTVVLRAWPQGHEAVDQPVIDRWVAAWGTFLASVGQTSDIVAVVPVIDTVPETGNRLLNEVSTITRPEAPDLAQQVMYELATELPQERVQLLPRVAITFKATTAERRKNPAEEAVEIGRRLPGICAALAEAGVRAQPMSAEEVISFIRRSYDPAAQADLEVAAADPGGHGLGWDDAGPVSHDEKWDHLIHDGGRSVTWEMDAAPEGAVDERVLQRLLAPNPEVPRKRIAIVYRPHSAADAAEIVDDDFKNALVAQQSERGVVSAAATLRVGATQQAREEQARGHGVTRFGALVTITEPLRGDLPRIEAITRDLSTQARLKIRRCYRYQAAAFAASLGCGVILPEHATIPKALAG; this comes from the coding sequence ATGACGACCACCTCGACCGACACCTACGAGCGGCGCTCGTACGGGCTGTGGCAGAAGCCGCGCAGCGCGGGCCTTTTCGGCCTGCGCTGGGAAGAGACCGTGATCGGTTTCGTCGTGGTGATCGCGGCCCTGATCAGCGCCATGGTCGGTGGGTTCAAATGGGGTTTCGTCGTCGGCGGCCTGGGCGCCCTGGTGATGGTGCCTCTGGTGTGGCGGACGGGGGGCCGCTCGGGCTACGAGACGGGATTGATGATGTTCAACTGGATGCGCTCGCGCAAGAACACCGAGCACGTGTATCGGGGTGGCCGGTTCTCCCGGATCCCCGGCGGCGTCACCAAGCTGCCGGGGCTGCTCGCGCCGTCGAAGCTCTACGAGGGCATCGACGCCGGCGGCTACCACTTCGGGATGATCCACCTGCCGGCGTTCGCGCAGTACACCGTGGTGTTGCGGGCGTGGCCGCAGGGGCACGAGGCGGTCGACCAGCCGGTGATCGACCGCTGGGTCGCCGCCTGGGGCACCTTCCTCGCCTCCGTCGGCCAGACCAGCGACATCGTCGCGGTGGTCCCGGTGATCGACACCGTGCCCGAGACCGGCAACCGGCTGCTCAACGAAGTCTCCACGATCACCCGGCCCGAGGCGCCCGACCTGGCCCAGCAGGTGATGTACGAGCTGGCCACCGAGCTGCCGCAGGAGCGGGTGCAACTGCTGCCGCGCGTGGCGATCACGTTCAAGGCCACCACGGCCGAGCGCCGCAAGAACCCGGCCGAGGAGGCCGTGGAGATCGGGCGCAGGCTGCCCGGCATCTGCGCGGCGCTGGCCGAGGCGGGCGTGCGGGCGCAGCCGATGTCGGCCGAGGAGGTCATCTCCTTCATCCGGCGCAGCTACGACCCGGCCGCGCAGGCCGATCTCGAAGTGGCCGCGGCCGATCCGGGCGGGCACGGCCTGGGCTGGGACGACGCGGGCCCGGTCTCGCACGACGAGAAGTGGGACCACCTGATCCACGACGGTGGCCGCTCGGTCACCTGGGAGATGGACGCCGCGCCCGAGGGCGCGGTCGACGAGCGGGTGCTGCAGCGGCTGCTCGCGCCGAATCCCGAAGTGCCGCGCAAGCGCATCGCGATCGTCTACCGGCCGCACTCGGCCGCCGACGCCGCCGAGATCGTCGACGACGACTTCAAGAACGCGCTGGTGGCGCAGCAGAGCGAACGCGGCGTGGTCTCGGCCGCCGCGACACTGCGGGTCGGTGCGACCCAGCAGGCTCGCGAGGAACAGGCCCGCGGGCACGGTGTGACCCGCTTCGGCGCGCTGGTGACGATCACCGAGCCGCTGCGCGGTGACCTGCCGCGCATCGAGGCCATCACCCGCGACCTCTCGACGCAGGCCCGGCTGAAGATCCGGCGCTGCTACCGGTACCAGGCCGCGGCGTTCGCGGCCTCGCTGGGTTGCGGCGTCATCCTGCCCGAGCACGCGACCATTCCGAAGGCATTGGCGGGGTGA
- a CDS encoding peptidoglycan DD-metalloendopeptidase family protein, which translates to MNARTMLMSALGSVIGLIALVLVIVLPSSDDTCETADVLVGSSAPTLPPLGGELPGGDASAAASATTNPAVTGTPSLAAGVGPLRRTLPLETGTFTISDVFGSRGGDHRGIDMAAADGTTIYSVSDGRVVAAGPASGFGNWIVVDSVDTNGRAFSAVYGHMWDNGVKVRTGQTVTAGQPIGMVGSAGESSGPHLHFEIVPGGRFTGGRQIDPMPWLDGAPTPDVGGAKAFSTDADCVRGFGSAGGALADGKVPAELEIWYRRAGSVCPEISSSLLAAQAKQESGFRRGLTSPAGAQGLAQFLPGTARSINPDDGKPYVLDADGNGTASVWDDGDAIIGQARYMCAIAHKIAGWMASGQVSGDLAALTLAGYNAGEGAVLASGGMPNQVAAHYSETRPYVTNILSMEPQYRAPGAQGRFTPEQGGGGAQIVEAAHDWLGTPYVWGGGGAQGPSSGGFDGPGLTAAAVFAASSGAITLPRTAEQQWEAGVEVSLTKIAAGDLVFSGFGPKGPAKVGIYAGDGRMIQAVPPSRSGAGGGVAEVAVPGDARARRVL; encoded by the coding sequence GTGAACGCCCGCACCATGCTGATGTCCGCGCTCGGCTCGGTGATCGGGCTGATCGCACTGGTGCTGGTCATCGTGCTGCCCTCCTCCGACGACACCTGCGAGACCGCCGACGTGCTCGTCGGTTCCTCGGCGCCCACCCTGCCGCCGCTCGGCGGCGAACTCCCCGGCGGGGACGCCAGCGCCGCCGCGTCGGCCACCACGAACCCGGCCGTCACCGGCACGCCGTCGCTGGCGGCCGGCGTCGGCCCGCTGCGGCGCACGCTGCCGCTGGAGACCGGCACCTTCACCATCTCCGACGTGTTCGGTTCCCGCGGTGGCGATCACAGGGGCATCGACATGGCCGCCGCCGACGGCACCACGATCTACTCGGTCTCCGACGGCCGGGTCGTGGCCGCCGGACCGGCGTCGGGCTTCGGCAACTGGATCGTGGTGGACTCCGTCGACACCAACGGCCGGGCCTTCTCCGCGGTGTACGGCCACATGTGGGACAACGGCGTCAAGGTGCGCACCGGTCAGACGGTGACCGCGGGCCAGCCCATCGGGATGGTCGGCTCGGCCGGCGAATCCAGCGGCCCGCACCTGCATTTCGAGATCGTGCCCGGCGGCCGGTTCACCGGCGGCAGGCAGATCGACCCGATGCCGTGGCTCGACGGCGCGCCCACCCCCGATGTCGGTGGCGCCAAGGCCTTCTCGACCGACGCCGACTGTGTGCGCGGATTCGGCAGTGCCGGTGGCGCCCTCGCCGACGGCAAGGTCCCCGCCGAACTGGAGATCTGGTACCGCAGGGCGGGCAGCGTATGCCCGGAGATCTCGTCCTCGCTGCTGGCCGCACAGGCCAAACAGGAGTCCGGATTCCGTCGCGGGCTCACCTCGCCCGCGGGCGCGCAGGGTCTGGCCCAGTTCCTGCCCGGCACCGCGCGCAGCATCAACCCCGACGACGGCAAACCGTATGTCCTCGACGCCGACGGCAACGGCACCGCCAGCGTCTGGGACGACGGTGACGCGATCATCGGCCAGGCCCGCTACATGTGCGCCATCGCGCACAAGATCGCGGGCTGGATGGCCTCGGGCCAGGTGTCCGGCGATCTGGCCGCGCTCACCCTGGCCGGATACAACGCCGGTGAGGGCGCGGTGCTCGCCTCCGGCGGCATGCCGAATCAGGTGGCGGCGCACTATTCCGAGACCCGGCCGTATGTCACCAACATCCTGTCGATGGAACCGCAGTACCGGGCGCCCGGCGCACAGGGCCGGTTCACCCCCGAACAGGGTGGCGGTGGCGCGCAGATCGTGGAGGCGGCCCACGACTGGCTCGGCACGCCGTACGTGTGGGGTGGCGGTGGCGCGCAGGGCCCGAGCAGCGGCGGATTCGACGGCCCCGGCCTGACCGCCGCCGCGGTGTTCGCGGCCTCCTCGGGCGCGATCACGCTGCCGCGCACCGCCGAACAGCAGTGGGAGGCCGGGGTCGAGGTGTCACTGACCAAGATCGCCGCCGGCGACCTGGTGTTCAGCGGCTTCGGGCCGAAGGGTCCGGCGAAGGTGGGCATCTACGCCGGGGACGGCCGGATGATCCAGGCGGTGCCGCCCTCGCGCAGCGGCGCGGGCGGCGGCGTCGCCGAGGTGGCGGTGCCGGGTGACGCGCGGGCGAGGAGGGTGTTGTGA